In one window of Thermodesulfobacteriota bacterium DNA:
- a CDS encoding ABC transporter ATP-binding protein, which produces MEPVIKVKDLRAYFKTPKGLAKAVDGVSFEIPKGGTFALVGESGCGKSVTALSLIQLVPEPAGYIAGGEIFLNGRDIVPLDERSKREIRGNKISMIFQEPMTSLNPVFTIGDQLMETIVLHQGKRKGEARKAAIEMLEKVHLPEPERLFGEYPHRLSGGQRQRVMIAMALACRPDLLIADEPTTALDVTIQEEILRLIREMKDTLGTAVLLITHNMALVYRNADMVGVMYAGKLVESASTQELFRNPMHPYTIKLLRSIPGQEKRGKALDTIPGAVPSAVSYPAGCHFSGRCPREMEGCASIEPPLAERAQGHSVACHLHDPGFMDRPHSRPLRQEPDALPPLAVPASERETILEVRNLKTWYPIRKGVLKRTVGHVKAVDGIDITIRKGSTLALVGESGCGKTTAGKSIIQLIKPTGGEVLYKGADIAALGERRLKTFRSSLQIIFQDPYSSLNPRLTVRETIEEGLRAVKPGMGKIERAEKVRSVLERVGLGPEAMSRYPHEFSGGQRQRIGIARALAVDPEFIVCDEAVSALDVSVQAQILNLLKSIQRDFGLSFLFITHDLGVVEYIADEVAVMHRGMIVERGTTTEIFSNPRHDYTKKLLSAVPKIDSRLAGFWHLPGRSQ; this is translated from the coding sequence ATGGAACCTGTCATAAAAGTAAAAGACCTCCGCGCCTATTTCAAGACCCCCAAGGGGCTTGCGAAGGCCGTTGACGGCGTCTCGTTCGAGATACCGAAGGGGGGGACATTTGCCCTGGTCGGGGAATCCGGGTGCGGAAAGTCCGTTACCGCGCTCTCCCTCATACAGCTCGTGCCCGAGCCCGCGGGCTACATAGCAGGAGGGGAAATATTCCTTAACGGCAGGGACATAGTGCCGCTCGATGAGAGATCGAAAAGGGAGATACGCGGCAACAAGATCTCCATGATATTCCAGGAGCCCATGACGTCCCTTAACCCGGTCTTCACCATCGGCGACCAGCTCATGGAGACCATCGTCCTCCATCAGGGGAAGCGCAAGGGAGAGGCCCGGAAGGCGGCAATCGAGATGCTCGAAAAGGTGCATCTCCCTGAGCCGGAGAGGCTTTTCGGCGAGTACCCGCACAGGCTTTCGGGCGGGCAGCGACAGAGGGTTATGATAGCAATGGCCCTTGCCTGCAGGCCCGACCTCCTCATAGCCGACGAGCCCACCACCGCCCTCGACGTGACCATCCAGGAGGAGATACTCAGGCTCATAAGGGAGATGAAGGACACCCTCGGCACAGCCGTCCTCCTCATAACCCACAATATGGCGCTCGTTTACAGGAACGCGGACATGGTCGGGGTGATGTACGCGGGGAAGCTCGTTGAGTCCGCCTCAACGCAGGAGCTATTCCGTAACCCCATGCACCCGTATACCATAAAGCTCCTTCGCTCCATACCGGGGCAGGAGAAAAGGGGCAAGGCGCTCGACACCATACCCGGCGCGGTCCCCTCGGCGGTCTCCTATCCTGCTGGGTGCCACTTCTCGGGCAGATGCCCGAGGGAGATGGAAGGGTGCGCATCGATTGAGCCGCCACTTGCCGAGAGGGCCCAGGGGCATTCAGTTGCATGCCACCTCCACGACCCTGGCTTCATGGACCGGCCCCATTCAAGGCCCTTGAGGCAGGAGCCGGACGCGCTCCCGCCTCTGGCAGTGCCGGCTTCCGAGAGGGAGACCATCCTTGAAGTGCGCAATTTGAAGACATGGTATCCCATAAGGAAAGGGGTGCTTAAAAGGACGGTGGGCCATGTGAAGGCCGTGGACGGCATCGACATTACCATAAGAAAGGGCTCGACCCTTGCTCTTGTGGGAGAATCGGGCTGCGGGAAGACGACCGCGGGCAAGTCAATAATTCAGCTCATAAAGCCCACAGGAGGGGAAGTCCTCTACAAGGGCGCGGATATCGCCGCGCTCGGCGAGCGGAGGCTCAAGACCTTCAGGTCGTCGCTCCAGATTATATTCCAGGACCCGTACTCGTCCCTGAACCCGAGGCTCACCGTTAGGGAAACAATAGAGGAGGGGCTCCGGGCCGTAAAGCCCGGCATGGGGAAGATTGAAAGGGCCGAGAAGGTAAGAAGCGTCCTCGAACGGGTCGGGCTCGGGCCAGAGGCCATGTCCCGGTACCCGCACGAGTTCTCTGGCGGCCAGCGCCAGAGGATAGGCATAGCCAGGGCCCTTGCCGTGGACCCCGAGTTCATAGTCTGCGACGAGGCGGTCTCGGCCCTGGACGTCTCGGTGCAGGCGCAGATATTAAATCTCTTGAAATCCATACAGAGGGACTTCGGCCTCTCGTTCCTCTTCATAACCCACGACCTCGGGGTGGTCGAGTACATAGCGGACGAAGTGGCCGTCATGCACAGGGGGATGATCGTCGAGCGCGGGACCACAACCGAGATATTCTCAAACCCCAGGCACGACTACACGAAGAAGCTCCTTTCAGCCGTGCCGAAAATAGACAGCCGCCTCGCCGGTTTCTGGCATTTGCCGGGGCGAAGCCAGTAG
- the rpoZ gene encoding DNA-directed RNA polymerase subunit omega — MARITVEDCLKEIPSRFMLVHLAAQRARDLIKGSPSFIKSDNKAVVTALREVAAGKVVAQQPGNKKKLAE, encoded by the coding sequence ATGGCAAGGATAACCGTAGAGGATTGCTTGAAGGAGATACCGAGCAGGTTCATGCTCGTGCACCTCGCCGCGCAGAGGGCGAGAGACCTCATAAAGGGCTCACCCTCGTTCATAAAATCGGACAACAAGGCCGTTGTGACGGCGCTCCGCGAGGTCGCGGCAGGGAAGGTCGTTGCGCAGCAGCCGGGCAATAAGAAAAAGCTGGCGGAATAA
- a CDS encoding ABC transporter substrate-binding protein, with translation MERGAIGRNLPRALGALALALLVFIAGCTPNDPYRPSERGKNIFYTTFFEPPKHLDPGRAYSSDEYDIIGQIYEPPLEYHYLKRPYELKPLTVEEVPEPVYFGKDGRMLPAGAPAEAVHRAVYELKVRDGILYQDHPAFALDRDGDPLYRGLANSDMAGIKNVSDFKVKGTRELTADDFIYQIMRLADPQVESPILSILEKYILGLEEYAKALRADLEEIRAKRRAEAGFSYNQAADEKENPIVLDYRKHPFPGVEKIDDRTFRIVLKTKYPQFVYWLAMPFFAPMPREAAEFYKQGALGDRNMTLNRFPVGTGPYMMETFNPNMEIVLAKNGNYRHDPYPGAGEEGDAEKGLLRHAGAGLPFIEKIIFKLEKEAIPRWNKFLQGYYDNSGISSESFDQAVSIGSGGRPELTDDMRERGMRLLTSVRPSVYYSGFNMLDDVVGGYTPEKQKLRQAISIVLDYDEFISIFNNGRGIGAMSPIPPGIFGHKEGEEGINPYAYGWDPKRNRPVRKSLDEARKLMAEAGYPGGRTPGGRPLVITFDNAWTGADSTPLINWYIKKFALLGIQLENRTTDYNRFQEKMFKGNFQFFSWGWNADYPDPENFFFLLAGPNGKVKFQGENTANYSNPEFDRLFKRMENMENGPARQEVIDGMIEILRRDAPWVWGYHPVAFSLFHGWVENVKPNAMSNNTMKYIKLDAEKRQASRDEWNRPVIWPVAALIAVIIIGSLPAIITVRRRRGLGTKAR, from the coding sequence ATGGAGAGAGGAGCAATCGGTAGGAACCTTCCCAGAGCCCTCGGGGCGCTGGCCCTCGCGCTATTGGTATTCATCGCAGGCTGCACGCCCAACGACCCGTACCGCCCGTCCGAACGCGGCAAGAACATCTTCTACACCACCTTTTTCGAGCCCCCCAAGCACCTCGACCCAGGCCGCGCCTACAGTTCCGACGAATACGACATAATCGGGCAGATATACGAGCCCCCGCTCGAATACCATTACCTGAAGAGGCCGTATGAACTCAAGCCCCTCACGGTCGAGGAGGTCCCGGAACCCGTCTATTTCGGCAAGGACGGGCGGATGCTCCCTGCCGGAGCGCCGGCAGAGGCCGTGCACAGGGCCGTCTACGAGCTGAAAGTCAGGGATGGGATACTCTACCAGGACCACCCCGCATTTGCCCTTGACCGGGACGGAGACCCTCTTTACAGGGGCCTTGCGAATAGCGACATGGCCGGGATAAAGAATGTCTCTGATTTCAAGGTCAAAGGCACGAGGGAGCTTACAGCCGACGACTTCATCTACCAGATAATGAGGCTCGCGGACCCGCAGGTCGAAAGCCCCATACTCTCCATCCTTGAAAAATACATACTCGGGCTCGAAGAGTATGCAAAAGCCTTGAGGGCCGACCTGGAAGAGATAAGGGCCAAGAGGCGGGCCGAAGCCGGTTTCTCCTACAACCAGGCGGCTGACGAGAAAGAGAACCCCATCGTCCTCGACTACCGGAAGCACCCCTTCCCAGGGGTCGAGAAGATAGACGACCGCACGTTCAGGATAGTCTTGAAGACCAAGTACCCGCAGTTCGTCTACTGGCTGGCCATGCCCTTTTTCGCGCCCATGCCCAGGGAGGCCGCCGAGTTCTACAAGCAGGGCGCGCTCGGCGACAGGAACATGACCCTCAACAGGTTCCCGGTGGGCACGGGCCCGTACATGATGGAGACCTTCAACCCGAACATGGAGATAGTGCTCGCAAAAAACGGGAACTACCGACATGACCCGTATCCCGGGGCCGGCGAGGAGGGCGACGCCGAAAAGGGGCTTCTCAGGCACGCGGGAGCGGGCCTGCCTTTCATCGAGAAGATAATCTTCAAGCTCGAAAAGGAGGCCATCCCCAGGTGGAACAAGTTCCTCCAGGGCTATTATGACAACTCCGGCATAAGCTCGGAAAGCTTCGACCAGGCCGTCTCCATAGGCAGCGGCGGAAGGCCCGAGCTTACGGACGATATGCGGGAGAGGGGCATGAGGCTCCTTACGTCGGTCCGCCCCTCGGTCTATTACTCCGGGTTCAACATGCTCGATGACGTAGTGGGGGGCTACACGCCGGAAAAGCAGAAGCTCCGGCAGGCCATCTCCATAGTTCTCGACTACGATGAATTCATCTCGATATTCAATAACGGGAGGGGCATAGGCGCGATGTCGCCTATCCCGCCGGGCATATTCGGCCACAAGGAAGGCGAGGAGGGAATAAACCCGTACGCCTACGGCTGGGACCCGAAAAGGAACAGGCCTGTCAGGAAGTCGCTGGACGAGGCCAGGAAGCTCATGGCTGAGGCCGGCTACCCCGGCGGAAGGACCCCCGGCGGAAGGCCGCTCGTCATCACCTTCGACAACGCCTGGACCGGGGCCGATTCCACCCCGCTCATAAACTGGTACATAAAGAAGTTCGCGCTCCTCGGCATCCAGCTCGAAAACAGGACGACCGACTACAACCGCTTCCAGGAAAAGATGTTCAAGGGCAACTTCCAGTTCTTCTCCTGGGGCTGGAACGCCGACTATCCTGACCCGGAGAACTTCTTCTTCCTCCTTGCCGGCCCGAACGGCAAGGTGAAGTTCCAGGGCGAGAACACCGCCAACTACTCGAACCCCGAGTTCGACAGGCTCTTCAAAAGGATGGAGAACATGGAGAACGGCCCTGCCCGGCAGGAGGTCATAGACGGGATGATAGAGATACTCAGAAGGGACGCGCCCTGGGTATGGGGATACCACCCCGTTGCGTTCTCGCTCTTCCACGGCTGGGTGGAGAACGTAAAGCCCAACGCCATGTCGAACAACACGATGAAGTATATAAAACTGGACGCGGAGAAGCGGCAGGCGTCCAGGGACGAATGGAACAGGCCCGTAATATGGCCGGTAGCGGCGCTCATAGCCGTGATAATCATCGGGTCGCTCCCGGCCATAATAACCGTCCGCAGAAGGCGCGGCCTCGGCACGAAGGCCAGGTAG
- a CDS encoding radical SAM protein — protein sequence MDGIICPAPWNSLHFFEAGRVFTCCTGWVKSPVGSLRKQTISEIWNGPEIQSMRKRMLEGAWQEICRPSCPFIQWHLSGGRDVKFADLEKHGVIPAAADEIRAGKTVVSTPPTVFNFSNSGYCNLKCIMCNTNLKEDKDLLERAYNDFITYLPTARKVILSGWGDPFARPDTRKILTEFDGSRYPDLKFSLITNGLLLKRYWERIKHQNFAGINISVDAATKETYEKIRVGGRWEDLLENLDLVREVRGRFSEVVINMTVMRANYREIPAFVDFGESYGFNVVFQKITGRCGDQNFFLHGDRQLIAEVKAMLTEIKASRKARKISVDVESNFGNLLSGDDGGERRLHALINYWGWKLTAPVSKAVELLKGRPGTPGHPD from the coding sequence ATGGACGGCATAATCTGCCCCGCGCCCTGGAATAGCCTCCATTTTTTCGAGGCCGGGCGCGTATTCACCTGCTGCACCGGATGGGTAAAATCCCCGGTAGGGAGCCTCAGGAAGCAGACCATCTCCGAGATATGGAACGGCCCGGAAATCCAGTCCATGCGGAAAAGGATGCTCGAAGGGGCATGGCAGGAGATATGCCGCCCATCTTGCCCTTTCATCCAGTGGCACCTCTCGGGGGGCAGAGACGTAAAATTCGCCGACCTTGAAAAGCACGGGGTCATACCCGCCGCAGCGGACGAGATACGGGCCGGGAAGACCGTCGTCTCGACCCCGCCCACCGTATTCAACTTCTCCAACTCCGGCTACTGCAACCTGAAGTGCATCATGTGCAACACCAATCTCAAGGAGGACAAGGACCTCCTTGAGAGGGCCTATAATGACTTCATCACCTACCTGCCCACGGCGCGGAAGGTGATCCTGAGCGGCTGGGGAGACCCCTTCGCGAGGCCCGATACGCGCAAGATACTCACCGAATTCGACGGGAGCCGCTACCCTGACTTGAAGTTCAGCCTCATAACGAACGGGCTCCTCCTCAAGAGGTACTGGGAAAGGATCAAGCACCAGAACTTCGCCGGAATAAACATCTCGGTCGACGCGGCGACAAAGGAGACGTACGAGAAGATACGGGTGGGCGGCAGGTGGGAGGACCTCCTTGAAAACCTCGACCTGGTGAGGGAGGTGAGGGGCAGGTTCAGCGAGGTCGTCATAAACATGACCGTCATGAGGGCCAACTACAGGGAGATACCTGCCTTCGTGGACTTCGGCGAAAGCTACGGGTTCAACGTGGTCTTCCAGAAGATAACCGGGAGGTGCGGCGACCAGAACTTCTTCCTGCACGGGGACAGGCAGCTCATCGCAGAGGTCAAGGCGATGCTAACGGAAATAAAGGCGTCCAGGAAGGCGCGGAAGATCTCCGTGGACGTCGAATCGAACTTCGGGAACCTCCTTTCAGGAGACGACGGAGGGGAAAGGCGCCTGCACGCGCTCATCAATTACTGGGGCTGGAAGCTTACGGCCCCGGTATCAAAGGCGGTTGAGCTATTAAAGGGGCGGCCCGGAACGCCTGGCCACCCTGACTGA
- a CDS encoding DivIVA domain-containing protein, producing the protein MKITALEIKGHALRKRFRGYDVKEVEELRDAASEALGEATKEIMDLKERLEDAGERIRAYASNENILREAITTVQRMAEEMKANARKEAEILLAEARLQADEIIRQAQSRSSALQDEIFRLRKQRKELESSIKSVIEYHSSILLLEEEEARKADEESDKLKFLPK; encoded by the coding sequence ATGAAGATAACCGCGCTCGAGATAAAGGGGCACGCATTAAGGAAGCGCTTCAGGGGCTATGACGTAAAGGAAGTGGAGGAGCTCCGCGATGCCGCTTCCGAGGCCCTGGGCGAGGCGACGAAAGAGATAATGGACCTTAAGGAGAGGCTCGAAGACGCAGGGGAGCGCATACGTGCGTACGCTTCCAACGAGAACATCCTCCGGGAGGCAATCACCACGGTGCAGAGGATGGCCGAGGAGATGAAAGCTAACGCGAGGAAAGAGGCGGAAATACTCCTTGCCGAGGCAAGGCTCCAGGCAGACGAGATAATCAGGCAGGCCCAGTCCCGCTCATCCGCGCTCCAGGACGAGATATTCCGGTTGAGGAAGCAGAGGAAAGAGCTGGAATCCTCCATAAAATCGGTCATAGAATACCATTCATCCATCCTGCTCCTTGAAGAGGAAGAGGCCAGAAAGGCCGATGAGGAATCGGACAAGCTCAAGTTCCTCCCGAAATAG
- a CDS encoding ABC transporter permease, with protein MLSYIIRRILYAVPIIIGVNVLTALLFFYVNTPDDMARQVLGEKNVTPAAIENWKRDHGYDLPAFVNTEEPGLKKVTETVFFQKSVPLLWFDFSRSDRNNIDIGQEIRTRMWASLAISVPMFMAGVAVNLFLAMMLAYYRATYIDIWGVILAVVLMSVSTLFYIIGGQYILGKLLRLFPISGFDAGLHSVKFLVLPVIIGIIASIGTGVRFYRTVFLEEINKDYVRTARAKGLTEGRVLFKHALKNAMIPVLTNVVVSIPFLFYGSLILETFFAIPGLGSFTIDAIQSQDFAIVRSMVYLGSILYIIGLIMTDISYTLVDPRVRFE; from the coding sequence ATGCTATCGTACATCATAAGAAGGATACTCTACGCCGTCCCCATAATAATCGGCGTGAACGTGCTGACCGCGCTCCTCTTCTTCTACGTGAACACGCCCGACGACATGGCCCGCCAGGTATTAGGGGAAAAGAACGTCACTCCGGCTGCCATTGAAAACTGGAAGAGGGACCACGGCTACGACCTGCCGGCCTTCGTGAACACGGAGGAGCCGGGCTTGAAGAAGGTGACGGAGACGGTCTTCTTCCAGAAGTCCGTGCCGCTACTCTGGTTCGACTTCAGCAGGTCCGACCGGAACAATATCGACATCGGCCAGGAGATACGGACGCGCATGTGGGCGAGCCTCGCCATAAGCGTCCCAATGTTCATGGCCGGGGTGGCGGTGAACCTCTTCTTGGCGATGATGTTAGCCTATTACCGGGCAACCTACATAGACATATGGGGGGTTATTCTGGCGGTCGTCCTCATGTCCGTATCGACCCTCTTCTATATCATCGGCGGGCAGTACATACTCGGGAAACTCCTCCGTCTGTTCCCCATTTCGGGCTTTGACGCGGGGCTCCACTCCGTCAAGTTCCTGGTGCTCCCGGTCATAATCGGGATCATAGCGTCCATAGGCACGGGGGTCCGCTTCTACAGGACTGTTTTCCTCGAGGAGATAAACAAGGATTATGTAAGGACAGCAAGGGCAAAAGGGCTCACCGAAGGCAGGGTGCTCTTCAAGCACGCGCTTAAGAACGCGATGATACCGGTCTTAACGAACGTGGTCGTATCCATACCCTTCCTCTTTTACGGAAGCCTTATACTCGAGACCTTTTTCGCCATACCAGGGCTCGGGAGCTTCACCATAGACGCCATACAGTCCCAGGACTTCGCCATAGTGCGCTCAATGGTATATCTTGGCTCGATACTCTACATAATCGGGCTCATTATGACCGACATAAGCTACACCCTCGTTGACCCGAGGGTCAGGTTCGAATAG
- a CDS encoding YggT family protein, with product MFMLANIIIGLTKVLDTVLTLYFWIIVIRAILSWVNPDPYNPIVRFLYQITEPVLGRVRRMLPQMGGLDISPLVVILIIYFIQAGIIPSLYELASRLKTGGGF from the coding sequence ATGTTCATGCTGGCCAATATCATAATCGGGCTCACAAAGGTGCTCGACACTGTCCTGACCCTCTATTTCTGGATAATAGTCATAAGGGCCATCCTCTCGTGGGTGAACCCGGACCCCTATAATCCAATAGTAAGGTTCCTGTACCAGATAACGGAACCGGTCCTCGGAAGGGTGCGGAGGATGCTGCCCCAGATGGGCGGGCTCGATATCTCTCCTCTCGTTGTGATTTTAATCATATATTTCATTCAGGCCGGCATAATACCCTCCCTATATGAACTCGCCAGCAGGCTCAAGACAGGAGGAGGCTTCTGA
- the rpoD gene encoding RNA polymerase sigma factor RpoD, producing the protein MSKKAGNSQSVELLGLIDIGKDKGFLTYDEINDAFPQDNFSVEEMDNLLETLGELGIDVVDSAEKGGQEAQEPAEPREFEVEEVERVEDPVRIYMREMGAVPLLKREEEIVYAKRIEESRNELRRLTLSSPFAVIEILRLVGRVKAGKASLRDLIEEEAEENQAEEATAATDEVLAKFERLRRRKPDSAYKLLKDMNLSANIIRRVVKRIVRLEHLIEREESKKGPRKQERAKARIRKIMRRLEMKRGDLREIARQVKIHDFNMWEAKQRLIEANLRLVVSIAKRYVNLGLKFSDLIQEGNIGLMKAVDKFDYKKGYKFSTYATWWIRQAITRSIADHGRTIRIPVHMIETINRLLQTSRQLLKELGREPYPEEIAERMDIPIQKVRRILRLMKQTLSLETPIGDDEESSLGDFIEDEKSPSPSDAAIEKDLSDQTNSVLETLTPREEKVLRMRFGIGEKQDYTLEEVGKVLGVTRERVRQIEAKAIRRLRHPTRAKLLKGFSEG; encoded by the coding sequence ATGAGCAAAAAAGCAGGAAACAGCCAGAGCGTGGAACTTTTGGGCCTTATCGACATAGGGAAGGACAAAGGCTTTCTCACCTATGATGAAATAAACGACGCGTTCCCGCAGGACAATTTTTCTGTGGAGGAGATGGACAACTTGCTTGAGACCCTCGGTGAGCTCGGAATAGACGTTGTGGATAGCGCCGAAAAGGGCGGCCAGGAGGCCCAGGAACCCGCGGAGCCGCGCGAGTTCGAGGTCGAGGAAGTGGAGCGGGTCGAAGACCCGGTAAGGATCTACATGCGCGAGATGGGCGCCGTACCGCTCCTTAAGCGCGAGGAAGAGATAGTCTACGCGAAGAGGATAGAGGAGAGCAGGAACGAACTCAGGAGGCTTACCCTCTCCAGCCCCTTTGCGGTCATAGAGATATTGAGGCTGGTGGGCCGCGTGAAAGCCGGAAAGGCGTCGCTGCGCGACCTCATAGAGGAAGAGGCCGAGGAAAACCAGGCCGAAGAGGCTACCGCGGCGACGGACGAGGTGCTCGCCAAGTTCGAAAGGCTCAGGAGGCGCAAGCCCGATAGCGCGTACAAGCTCCTGAAGGACATGAACCTGAGCGCCAACATCATAAGGCGCGTCGTCAAGAGGATAGTCCGCCTGGAGCACCTCATCGAGCGCGAAGAGTCGAAAAAAGGCCCCCGCAAGCAGGAGCGCGCAAAGGCCCGCATCAGGAAGATAATGAGGCGCCTCGAGATGAAGAGGGGCGACCTCCGCGAGATCGCAAGGCAGGTAAAGATACACGACTTCAACATGTGGGAAGCCAAGCAGAGGCTCATAGAGGCCAACCTCCGGCTCGTGGTCTCCATCGCGAAGAGATACGTGAACCTGGGGCTCAAGTTCTCGGACCTCATCCAGGAAGGCAATATCGGCCTCATGAAGGCCGTCGACAAGTTCGACTACAAGAAGGGCTACAAGTTCTCGACCTACGCCACATGGTGGATACGGCAGGCTATCACAAGGTCCATAGCCGACCACGGGAGGACCATAAGGATCCCCGTCCACATGATAGAGACCATCAACAGGCTATTGCAGACCTCGAGGCAGCTCCTCAAGGAACTCGGCAGGGAGCCCTATCCCGAGGAGATAGCCGAAAGGATGGACATCCCCATCCAGAAGGTCAGGCGCATCCTCAGGCTGATGAAGCAGACGCTCTCCCTCGAAACCCCGATAGGCGACGACGAGGAGAGCTCGCTAGGCGATTTCATCGAGGACGAGAAGTCTCCTTCGCCTTCGGACGCGGCAATAGAAAAGGACCTCTCGGACCAGACGAACTCGGTCCTCGAGACCCTTACCCCGAGGGAGGAGAAGGTCCTCCGTATGAGGTTCGGGATCGGCGAGAAGCAGGACTATACGCTGGAAGAGGTCGGCAAGGTTCTCGGCGTAACCCGCGAGAGGGTGCGCCAGATAGAGGCCAAGGCCATAAGGAGGCTCAGGCACCCGACGAGGGCCAAGCTCCTTAAGGGCTTCAGCGAAGGCTAG
- a CDS encoding DUF167 domain-containing protein has product MRLKPRSSRNMVEGVEEGSLKIRITAPPVEGEANRALIEFLSALTGIRKSAFHIESGLKSREKKVFVAGATAAEIEEAVSSRIS; this is encoded by the coding sequence GTGAGGCTCAAGCCGCGCTCCTCAAGAAACATGGTCGAGGGCGTGGAGGAGGGCTCGCTCAAGATACGGATAACGGCCCCGCCTGTAGAGGGCGAGGCGAACAGGGCCCTCATAGAGTTCCTCTCCGCCCTTACCGGCATAAGGAAAAGCGCCTTCCACATAGAGTCCGGCCTCAAATCCAGGGAAAAGAAAGTATTCGTGGCAGGGGCGACCGCAGCCGAAATTGAAGAGGCCGTCTCGTCCAGGATTTCTTAG
- a CDS encoding ABC transporter permease, which translates to MPVILATDFIVFFLAGAIVYFAVAVRKDGAAASAWREIRKNRLAMACLAVLALYFSVALLDSIRYRDPVIAEDGVQARTAEGSAIYSAQALSLLDRAFEGMRTNHEKTYSAPLAKHLFVKENIELPDGTTVREYAPLKHPGAHWLGTDKVGNDVFFNALKGVRTAVVIGAGTTLIIVPFAIFFGVVAGYFGGILDDIVQYIYTTLASIPGVLLIVAFMLLFGTSGYQGGLISEGQLSLGVFVFNDRLFWLALILGITSWTDLCRLIRGETLKLRELEYVQASRAFGVSRPGIIYRHIVPNVMHLVLITFVLQFSALVLAEAILSYIGIGVGPQMGSWGNMINTSRLELSMDPVVWWNLTASFIFMFGLVLPANIFGDAVRDALDPRLRYR; encoded by the coding sequence ATGCCAGTAATCCTAGCGACAGATTTCATAGTATTTTTCCTTGCCGGCGCGATTGTATACTTCGCGGTTGCCGTACGGAAGGACGGCGCCGCGGCTTCGGCCTGGCGGGAGATAAGAAAGAACAGGCTCGCCATGGCCTGCCTCGCGGTATTGGCGCTTTATTTTTCGGTTGCGCTGCTCGACAGCATCCGCTACAGGGATCCGGTGATTGCCGAGGACGGCGTCCAGGCCAGGACAGCGGAGGGCAGCGCGATCTATAGCGCGCAGGCCCTGAGCCTCCTTGACAGGGCATTCGAGGGCATGAGGACAAACCACGAAAAGACCTACTCGGCCCCGCTCGCAAAGCACCTCTTCGTAAAGGAGAATATCGAGCTCCCGGACGGGACTACCGTACGCGAATACGCGCCTCTCAAGCACCCGGGGGCGCACTGGCTCGGCACGGACAAGGTCGGAAACGACGTCTTTTTCAACGCCCTCAAGGGCGTAAGGACAGCGGTCGTCATTGGCGCGGGCACGACCCTCATAATAGTCCCGTTCGCTATCTTCTTCGGGGTGGTCGCAGGGTACTTCGGCGGCATACTCGACGACATAGTCCAGTACATATATACGACCCTCGCCTCGATACCCGGCGTGCTCCTCATAGTGGCGTTCATGCTCCTTTTCGGCACATCAGGCTACCAGGGCGGGCTCATATCCGAGGGGCAGTTGAGCCTCGGGGTCTTCGTCTTCAACGACCGGCTCTTCTGGCTCGCCCTCATATTAGGCATCACCTCGTGGACCGACCTCTGCAGGCTCATAAGGGGTGAAACGCTTAAATTGCGGGAGCTCGAATACGTGCAGGCTTCGAGGGCCTTCGGAGTATCCAGGCCCGGCATAATCTACAGGCACATCGTGCCTAACGTAATGCACCTGGTCCTCATAACCTTCGTCCTCCAGTTCAGCGCCCTTGTGCTCGCGGAGGCCATATTGAGCTACATAGGCATAGGCGTGGGCCCGCAGATGGGGAGCTGGGGCAACATGATAAACACCTCCCGGCTGGAACTCTCGATGGACCCGGTCGTCTGGTGGAACCTTACGGCCTCGTTCATATTCATGTTCGGACTGGTCCTCCCCGCCAATATATTCGGGGACGCCGTAAGGGACGCGCTCGACCCGAGGCTCAGGTACAGGTAG